A stretch of the Oenococcus sp. UCMA 16435 genome encodes the following:
- a CDS encoding DUF1211 domain-containing protein, which yields MIKGEDLRRIINFSDAIVAVAITLLVIPLTDIFQKVPQKNLINILSSASFYLKLSSFLISFFVIYSFWENHHKTFSAVTQINKTVARLNKFWLLSIVLIPATTMINMSEQNNIGIYIYGVVLIINLLLLQKIKTILRPGYKIYSSSILMMLLLCMIIITIFPKFGQTVYYLLLLGRPLKYFFPKIFTDY from the coding sequence ATGATAAAGGGTGAAGATCTAAGAAGAATAATTAATTTCTCAGATGCTATAGTGGCTGTGGCAATTACTTTATTAGTTATCCCACTAACTGATATATTTCAAAAAGTTCCGCAAAAAAATCTAATAAATATTTTAAGTTCAGCTTCTTTTTATTTGAAATTATCTAGCTTTTTAATTTCATTTTTTGTAATTTATTCTTTTTGGGAAAATCATCATAAAACTTTTTCTGCCGTCACTCAGATAAATAAAACCGTTGCAAGACTTAACAAATTTTGGTTATTGAGTATAGTGCTAATACCGGCTACAACTATGATTAATATGTCCGAACAGAATAATATTGGAATATACATATACGGTGTAGTTCTGATTATTAATTTATTATTGCTCCAGAAAATAAAAACTATATTACGACCGGGATATAAAATTTACAGCAGCAGCATTTTAATGATGTTACTTTTATGTATGATTATTATCACAATATTTCCAAAGTTTGGTCAAACCGTCTATTATTTGTTGTTACTTGGTAGACCACTAAAATATTTTTTTCCGAAGATATTTACCGATTATTAG
- a CDS encoding thiolase family protein yields the protein MQKVFILSAVRTPIGKFGGVLKNKTAVELGATVIKSLLKRSEISAEEIDEIYMGNVIQAGVGQNPARQAARLAGIPFSIPSTTINDVCGSGLHSINLAAKLIAGGFDDIIVAGGMESMSNAPFLLKNHRFGHKLGNEKIDDTLLRDALIDPIGNFHMGITAENIAERYSISRQSMDRYALESHSRAVRAEKKGLFNDEIVAVDQVKQDQAPRADTSLEQLSKLKAVFKEGGKVTAGNASGINDGAAGVILASERKVEELNLNPLAEWKFGNAVGVNPEIMGIGPVFAINDLYKKNNLSDQDIDLYELNEAYASQMLVDTSELHLNLNKVNPNGGSIALGHPVGASGARILVTLLYDLIHEEKKRGIASLCVGGGMGVSTMIEKI from the coding sequence ATGCAAAAAGTATTTATTTTAAGTGCGGTTCGAACACCGATCGGAAAATTTGGCGGCGTTTTAAAAAATAAAACGGCTGTTGAACTCGGAGCAACGGTTATTAAATCACTGCTTAAGCGTTCAGAAATATCTGCCGAGGAAATAGATGAAATTTATATGGGTAATGTTATTCAAGCAGGCGTCGGGCAGAATCCTGCTCGTCAAGCAGCTCGTCTAGCCGGTATTCCCTTTTCAATTCCCAGCACGACAATTAATGATGTTTGTGGGTCGGGACTGCATTCGATTAATTTGGCGGCTAAATTAATCGCTGGCGGTTTTGATGACATAATTGTAGCCGGAGGAATGGAATCGATGTCCAATGCTCCATTTTTGCTTAAAAATCATCGATTTGGACATAAATTAGGAAACGAAAAGATTGATGATACATTGTTACGGGATGCTTTGATTGACCCGATCGGAAACTTCCATATGGGTATTACAGCCGAGAACATTGCAGAAAGATACTCTATTAGTCGTCAATCGATGGATAGATATGCGCTTGAATCGCATTCTCGGGCAGTTAGAGCCGAGAAAAAGGGTCTTTTCAATGATGAAATCGTTGCTGTCGATCAAGTTAAGCAAGATCAAGCACCAAGAGCCGACACTTCTTTAGAACAATTGTCGAAGTTAAAGGCTGTTTTCAAAGAAGGGGGCAAAGTCACAGCTGGAAATGCTTCGGGAATTAATGATGGAGCTGCTGGAGTTATTTTAGCCAGCGAAAGAAAAGTGGAAGAACTTAATTTGAATCCTCTAGCCGAATGGAAATTTGGGAATGCCGTTGGCGTTAATCCGGAGATTATGGGAATCGGACCGGTTTTTGCAATTAATGATCTGTATAAAAAAAACAATCTAAGTGATCAGGATATTGACTTATACGAGTTAAACGAAGCTTATGCTTCACAGATGCTGGTCGATACGTCGGAACTTCATCTGAATTTAAACAAGGTTAATCCTAATGGGGGATCAATTGCTTTGGGACACCCGGTGGGTGCTTCTGGCGCAAGGATTTTAGTCACCTTATTGTACGATCTGATTCATGAAGAAAAAAAACGCGGAATTGCCAGTTTGTGTGTCGGCGGTGGCATGGGTGTTTCAACAATGATTGAAAAAATTTAA
- a CDS encoding VOC family protein, translating to MYDNQSKELLLVDYDNFFLGVDNMAESVDFYKNVLGLPVKFDFRDKGMIGFQIGENEPAIILKDRHMFPDAKSTIWFVVKNVKDTYSHLKESGHVNFMSEPYEIHTGLAVEFEDLSGNRLGITDYSKQ from the coding sequence ATGTACGATAATCAATCAAAGGAGCTATTACTAGTGGATTACGATAACTTTTTTCTAGGTGTTGATAATATGGCGGAATCTGTCGATTTTTATAAAAATGTCCTGGGTTTGCCTGTTAAATTTGATTTCCGCGACAAAGGGATGATAGGATTTCAAATTGGTGAAAATGAACCAGCCATTATTCTAAAAGATCGGCACATGTTTCCTGACGCGAAATCAACGATTTGGTTTGTAGTCAAGAATGTGAAAGATACCTATTCTCATTTAAAGGAAAGTGGACATGTAAATTTTATGTCGGAGCCATACGAGATTCATACTGGGCTTGCTGTAGAATTCGAAGATTTATCCGGCAATCGTTTGGGAATTACTGATTACAGCAAACAATAG
- a CDS encoding GNAT family N-acetyltransferase produces the protein MAKINYQLINLDNCSDLGLKNEPFELFGRMKINRLNNNWSYKVEIFSHKTTMVFPNETYHLQEINQNGFALGAYDDSNCVGLAIYQKHWNKYLYLKDLKINRDHRKLGIGNQLIKEGLRRAVQLGYKGIYTVCQDNNLAACQFYLKIGFQIGGFNDFDYNHTAQSGKSDIYFYLDKNSGFNS, from the coding sequence ATGGCAAAAATTAATTATCAATTAATCAATTTGGATAACTGCAGTGACTTAGGGCTGAAAAACGAGCCTTTTGAACTTTTTGGTCGAATGAAAATTAATCGTCTCAATAATAATTGGTCGTACAAAGTGGAAATATTTAGTCACAAAACAACGATGGTTTTTCCAAATGAAACATATCATTTGCAGGAAATAAACCAGAATGGATTTGCTTTGGGTGCTTATGATGATTCGAATTGTGTTGGCCTTGCTATTTATCAAAAACATTGGAACAAATATCTTTATCTGAAAGATTTAAAAATTAATAGGGATCATCGTAAACTGGGTATAGGTAATCAGTTAATTAAAGAAGGACTCCGAAGAGCAGTCCAATTAGGTTACAAAGGAATTTACACGGTATGCCAAGATAATAATCTGGCTGCTTGCCAGTTTTACCTGAAAATCGGTTTTCAAATAGGGGGTTTTAACGATTTCGACTATAATCACACGGCTCAATCGGGAAAATCAGACATTTATTTTTATTTGGATAAAAATAGTGGATTTAATTCTTGA
- a CDS encoding purine permease has translation MLINDHQGQSKLVNNYHSALLGIQHLLAMYSGAVLVPLLIGGALKFSGAQMTYLISIDIFMCGLATFLQLFTNRVFGIGLPVILGCAIQAVAPLEMIGQNFSIGTMYGAIIASAVFVFLIAGVFAKIRKLFPPLVTGTVITVIGLTLIPIGFVNLGGGSAAAKSFGSGNNLIVGLFTILVVLICSVYGRGFISRIAVLIGLLLGTILASLMGMVSFQAVADASWFHFPQPFYFGTPHFEISSILTMIAISLVSLVESTGVFFALGDITKKPISEKDLKKGYRAEALAGILGGIFNTFPYTTFSQNVSLVQLSGIKSRQPIYYAAGFLMLLGLLPKIGALATIIPTPVIGGATVIMFGMIAIQGIRMLEKVDFSNNKNILVAAISIGSGLGVSVEPNIFQSLPETVRLIFSNGVVVASLCVVLLNLIIQPDKAAAKIKNPTESVKQ, from the coding sequence ATGTTAATTAATGATCATCAGGGCCAAAGCAAACTTGTCAATAATTACCATTCAGCGCTTTTAGGTATTCAACATCTACTAGCAATGTATTCCGGAGCCGTTCTCGTCCCACTGTTAATCGGCGGTGCGCTTAAATTCAGCGGCGCTCAGATGACCTATCTCATTTCAATTGATATCTTCATGTGCGGATTGGCCACTTTTCTACAATTATTTACTAACCGCGTCTTTGGAATTGGATTGCCGGTTATCTTGGGCTGTGCCATTCAAGCCGTTGCTCCACTGGAAATGATTGGTCAAAATTTTTCAATTGGTACCATGTATGGTGCAATTATCGCCTCAGCTGTCTTTGTCTTTTTGATTGCCGGCGTCTTTGCTAAAATTCGCAAACTTTTTCCACCCTTGGTGACTGGAACTGTTATTACAGTAATTGGTTTAACTCTGATCCCAATCGGATTTGTAAACCTTGGTGGCGGTAGTGCTGCAGCTAAATCCTTCGGCTCCGGCAATAATTTGATCGTTGGTCTGTTCACGATTTTAGTCGTTTTGATTTGCAGCGTTTATGGTCGTGGTTTCATCAGCCGAATTGCCGTCCTAATCGGTCTTCTACTGGGAACGATTTTAGCTTCCTTGATGGGAATGGTTTCCTTTCAAGCGGTCGCTGACGCCAGCTGGTTCCACTTCCCACAACCTTTTTACTTCGGTACACCGCACTTTGAGATCTCTTCCATCCTGACAATGATTGCCATTTCATTAGTTTCCTTAGTAGAATCAACCGGTGTTTTTTTCGCCCTTGGTGATATCACCAAAAAACCAATTAGTGAAAAAGACCTCAAGAAAGGTTATCGTGCCGAAGCTTTAGCTGGCATATTAGGTGGTATTTTCAATACTTTCCCATACACAACTTTTTCACAAAATGTCAGTCTGGTTCAGTTATCCGGTATTAAGAGTCGTCAACCGATTTATTATGCAGCCGGTTTCTTAATGCTGCTCGGCCTACTGCCTAAAATCGGTGCATTGGCAACAATCATCCCCACTCCCGTGATCGGTGGTGCGACCGTGATCATGTTCGGCATGATTGCCATTCAAGGAATCCGCATGCTGGAAAAAGTAGATTTTTCAAACAACAAAAATATCCTTGTTGCCGCCATTTCAATCGGCTCCGGTTTGGGTGTTAGCGTCGAACCGAATATTTTCCAAAGTCTGCCGGAAACAGTTAGATTAATCTTCAGTAACGGTGTTGTCGTCGCCAGCTTATGCGTCGTCCTGTTAAATCTGATTATCCAGCCAGACAAAGCTGCTGCTAAAATAAAAAATCCTACCGAAAGTGTTAAACAGTAG
- a CDS encoding GMP reductase — MEVFDYENVQLIPNKCLISSRSEADTSVEFGGHRFKLPVVPANMASVIDDDLAIWLAENDYFYIMHRFEPGKRFNFVTDMKQKGLISSISVGVKEEEYRLIDELTDAGLTPDYITIDIAHGYANTVIDMIHYIKRHLPDAFVIAGNIATPDAVRELEDAGADATKVGIGPGRACITKLKTGFGTAGWQLAAVRLCAKAARKPIIADGGIRHNGDIAKSVRFGASMVMIGSLFAGHKQSPGGDLVIDHRHYKQYYGSASAKQKGVYKNVEGKDLLVPYRGDIANTLNEMAQDLQSSISYAGGNNLQALRTVNYVIVQNTIMNGD, encoded by the coding sequence ATGGAAGTATTTGACTATGAGAATGTTCAACTTATTCCCAACAAATGTTTGATCAGCTCGCGTTCAGAAGCTGACACGAGTGTTGAGTTTGGTGGACACCGTTTTAAGTTACCCGTTGTACCAGCTAATATGGCATCCGTTATCGACGATGACCTGGCAATTTGGCTCGCGGAAAACGACTATTTTTACATTATGCACCGCTTTGAACCGGGTAAAAGATTCAATTTTGTGACTGATATGAAGCAAAAGGGCTTGATCAGTTCGATCAGTGTTGGCGTTAAGGAAGAGGAATACCGCCTGATCGACGAACTGACTGATGCCGGTCTGACACCGGACTATATTACGATTGATATCGCCCATGGTTATGCTAATACTGTGATCGATATGATCCACTATATTAAACGACATTTGCCGGACGCTTTTGTCATTGCTGGAAATATTGCAACACCGGATGCCGTCCGTGAATTAGAGGATGCTGGTGCTGACGCCACGAAAGTCGGGATTGGACCTGGAAGAGCCTGCATTACGAAATTAAAAACAGGTTTTGGCACAGCCGGTTGGCAGTTAGCAGCAGTCCGCCTATGTGCTAAGGCGGCCCGTAAACCGATTATTGCAGACGGTGGTATTCGTCATAATGGAGACATTGCCAAATCTGTCCGTTTTGGCGCAAGCATGGTCATGATCGGCTCGCTTTTTGCCGGGCATAAACAGTCTCCTGGCGGCGATCTAGTGATTGATCATCGTCATTATAAGCAATATTATGGGTCGGCTTCAGCCAAACAAAAAGGCGTTTACAAGAATGTCGAAGGGAAGGACCTTTTGGTTCCTTACCGAGGCGACATTGCAAACACCTTAAACGAAATGGCTCAAGATCTCCAGTCCTCGATTTCTTATGCCGGTGGAAATAATCTACAGGCTTTGAGAACTGTTAATTATGTGATCGTACAAAATACAATCATGAATGGTGATTAG
- a CDS encoding xanthine phosphoribosyltransferase, with protein MKILEEKIKSEGIVLGSDILKVDSFLNHQIDPFLMLQIGKAFAEKFSHENISKVLTIESSGIAPALMTSLQLQVPMIFARKHQSRTLSGDFFSTSVYSYTKQTENQIAISKKFISPNDRVLIIDDFLANGQAVQGLLNITSQAGASTVGVGIVIEKRFQAGHQLILSKKLPLVSLASIDRFEDGQVIFSKQGETSHVN; from the coding sequence ATTAAAATTTTAGAAGAGAAAATTAAATCCGAAGGCATCGTGCTCGGATCAGATATTCTAAAGGTCGATAGTTTTTTGAATCATCAAATCGATCCTTTTTTAATGTTGCAGATCGGAAAAGCTTTTGCTGAAAAGTTCAGTCACGAAAACATAAGTAAGGTACTCACAATCGAATCCTCAGGAATTGCTCCGGCTCTCATGACTAGCCTGCAATTACAAGTGCCAATGATTTTTGCGCGCAAACATCAAAGCCGTACTTTAAGTGGGGATTTCTTTTCCACCAGCGTTTATTCCTATACGAAACAGACAGAAAACCAGATTGCCATCTCAAAAAAATTTATCAGTCCCAATGATCGTGTCCTAATCATTGATGATTTTTTGGCTAACGGTCAAGCGGTTCAAGGATTGCTGAATATCACAAGCCAAGCAGGTGCCAGCACTGTCGGCGTCGGTATTGTAATTGAAAAACGTTTTCAAGCCGGTCATCAACTAATCTTGTCAAAAAAACTGCCGCTTGTTTCACTAGCAAGCATTGATCGTTTTGAAGATGGACAGGTCATTTTTAGTAAGCAAGGAGAAACGTCGCATGTTAATTAA
- a CDS encoding MarR family transcriptional regulator: MTDDLSLQSYIILHNTARKLHFLAHIRSKSEGIPQELGRTLNAISHKNGRCTAKDFAAHLRITAPSATMKINNLLEEGLIKKRPVSQDHRSFFLEITERGEKLRQQINRQNIEVGSRIFSSFTTQQKKDFVKMLQIIDQEIDRQIE, encoded by the coding sequence TTGACTGACGATTTATCCCTACAATCTTATATTATTCTGCATAATACGGCTCGGAAACTTCATTTCTTAGCACATATCAGATCCAAGTCTGAGGGAATTCCACAGGAATTGGGAAGAACTTTAAACGCTATCAGCCACAAAAACGGTCGATGCACTGCCAAAGATTTTGCAGCTCACCTGAGAATTACAGCTCCATCAGCAACAATGAAGATTAATAATCTTCTTGAAGAGGGTCTGATTAAAAAACGTCCTGTTTCTCAGGATCATCGAAGTTTCTTTTTAGAAATTACTGAAAGGGGTGAAAAACTTCGTCAGCAAATAAACCGACAGAACATCGAAGTTGGTTCGAGAATTTTCTCGAGTTTCACCACACAACAAAAAAAAGACTTTGTCAAAATGCTTCAGATCATTGATCAGGAGATAGACCGACAAATAGAATAA
- a CDS encoding AbrB/MazE/SpoVT family DNA-binding domain-containing protein: MNKNEQVNISIPKRAFDKLYLNNGGKNKLLARIDHNRIILQAKETKTEAQTQSLRWFMVPGLLAGFVALVNFFIQKTDYVKLSGANSISQITIYLAALFGFITFLIALLLLGRKQLVITSRLAKFRSITTLSIAFTLLDFSLTSYFFYFVDLAFHGVILDRYTSSALIAGFVGIASYLMMNAAQSIDFSTITTILIFTLVGGIFFSMINNKHEDWWQINFSYLGSNLSNNWWQFNLTLIFSAMIMLTLIDYIFSLIFQIPQFFNTQMKVLRLLLAATSIVFGLVGAFQNNRSIIWLHELHWWSANALVILVLILIIGLKWLLPNATREFLLTAYGFAGLLALSEILFQTVHYLSLTAFEIISFSLSFGLLILLMQNLNTLYIENAEIFTVEIK; encoded by the coding sequence ATGAATAAAAATGAGCAGGTAAATATCTCGATTCCAAAAAGAGCCTTTGACAAACTATATTTGAATAATGGCGGTAAAAATAAGCTCCTGGCAAGAATCGATCATAATCGAATTATTCTTCAAGCCAAAGAAACAAAAACAGAGGCACAAACACAATCACTTCGCTGGTTTATGGTTCCCGGCCTATTAGCCGGATTCGTCGCACTGGTCAATTTTTTTATTCAAAAAACAGACTACGTTAAATTATCAGGTGCCAACTCAATCAGTCAAATTACAATTTATTTAGCTGCTCTATTCGGATTTATTACTTTTTTAATCGCATTATTGTTACTAGGCAGAAAACAGTTGGTCATTACAAGTCGATTAGCAAAATTTCGCTCAATCACAACTCTGTCGATTGCGTTTACGTTGCTTGATTTTTCTTTAACTTCCTATTTCTTTTATTTCGTTGATTTGGCCTTTCACGGCGTTATTTTGGATCGGTACACAAGTTCTGCTTTGATTGCCGGCTTTGTCGGGATCGCAAGTTATTTAATGATGAACGCAGCTCAGTCAATTGATTTTTCAACAATCACAACAATTCTGATTTTCACACTTGTTGGCGGAATTTTTTTCTCAATGATCAATAACAAGCATGAAGATTGGTGGCAAATTAATTTCTCTTATTTGGGGTCGAATTTATCAAATAACTGGTGGCAGTTCAATCTGACTTTAATCTTTTCCGCCATGATTATGTTGACTTTAATTGATTATATTTTTTCTTTAATTTTTCAAATCCCTCAGTTCTTTAACACACAAATGAAGGTCTTGCGTTTGCTCTTAGCGGCAACTTCAATCGTTTTTGGTTTAGTGGGTGCTTTCCAAAATAATCGATCGATTATTTGGTTACACGAACTGCATTGGTGGTCCGCCAACGCCCTTGTCATATTAGTATTAATTTTAATTATCGGTTTGAAATGGCTACTGCCGAATGCCACCCGTGAATTTCTTCTAACGGCTTATGGTTTTGCGGGATTGTTGGCACTTTCGGAAATTCTCTTTCAAACCGTGCATTATCTATCACTAACTGCCTTTGAGATTATTTCATTCAGCCTTTCTTTTGGTTTGCTGATTTTATTAATGCAGAATTTAAATACTTTGTATATTGAAAATGCCGAAATTTTTACTGTTGAGATCAAATAA
- a CDS encoding ABC transporter ATP-binding protein translates to MLRFVFGEVLHNRWILILNVVALTIITMLQFVIPQIEQFIIDSVIPKKDFSWLIGSTAVLLLTAVFLGLLNYFSVYYMGVLSQSAITGLRNKLYHQIIQLDTHFFESSKTGDLMTRLTGDVSNLQNLISSNMLSIIGNFFTFIGVWAFIFYVNWQMALAVSLTFPFMFIIYRVFRGRIHTAFRAARRSQSDMSNQMQNTLTQIELIKSYASENLEEERFEENSNLNKRDLIQATHNMAIFSPLVDLVNYIGTAIILTLGAYFVIHDQLTVGQLVAYLSYVSLLQNPIRSLTSLLNQLQESLVSYGRIMDINQVKSSIVEDKGAINFPKISKGINLENVSFAYEKEETIHDITFSIPFGKTTALVGRSGSGKTTITKLIDRLYDLDNGSIKFDGLDIKKIKLRSLRENIAIVSQDTYIVDGTIKDNIIYGKQGASEEDIWQVAEMADIADFIHQQTKGMNTLVGERGVKLSGGQKQRISIARALLKDAPIVILDEATASLDNESEKNIQHALKALMKNRTSLVIAHRLSTIYNADQIIMMSQGRIVEKGKHEQLLKQNGSYARLYNAQFK, encoded by the coding sequence ATGCTGCGTTTTGTTTTTGGTGAGGTTTTGCATAATCGTTGGATACTGATTTTAAACGTAGTAGCTCTGACGATTATTACAATGCTGCAATTTGTAATTCCGCAAATCGAACAATTTATCATCGATTCAGTAATCCCAAAAAAAGATTTCAGCTGGCTGATCGGTTCAACTGCGGTTTTATTACTGACGGCCGTTTTTTTAGGCTTGCTGAACTATTTTTCGGTTTATTACATGGGAGTGCTGAGCCAATCGGCGATTACAGGATTGCGCAATAAGCTTTACCATCAAATAATTCAATTGGATACTCACTTTTTCGAATCGAGTAAAACTGGTGATTTGATGACCAGGCTGACTGGGGATGTCAGTAATTTGCAGAATTTAATTTCAAGCAACATGCTTTCGATAATTGGGAATTTTTTTACTTTTATCGGCGTTTGGGCCTTTATTTTTTATGTTAATTGGCAAATGGCTTTGGCTGTCAGTCTGACTTTTCCATTTATGTTTATAATTTACCGTGTTTTTCGTGGCCGTATCCATACTGCTTTTCGTGCGGCCCGTCGTTCTCAATCCGATATGTCGAATCAAATGCAAAATACTTTAACACAGATTGAATTGATCAAAAGTTATGCCAGCGAAAATTTGGAAGAAGAACGTTTTGAAGAAAACAGTAATCTAAATAAGCGTGATTTGATTCAGGCAACACACAATATGGCTATTTTTTCGCCATTAGTCGATTTGGTTAATTATATCGGAACGGCGATAATTCTTACTCTGGGAGCTTATTTTGTCATTCACGATCAATTAACCGTAGGACAATTAGTCGCTTACTTGAGCTATGTTTCACTTTTACAAAATCCGATCCGTTCCTTGACTTCTTTGCTGAATCAGTTGCAGGAATCTTTGGTATCTTACGGAAGGATTATGGATATTAATCAGGTCAAATCTTCGATCGTTGAGGACAAAGGTGCGATAAATTTTCCAAAAATTTCCAAGGGAATTAATCTTGAAAACGTTAGTTTCGCGTATGAGAAAGAGGAAACTATTCATGATATTACTTTTTCGATTCCCTTCGGCAAAACCACGGCTTTGGTTGGGCGTTCCGGCTCAGGAAAAACGACAATTACCAAATTAATAGATCGTCTTTATGACCTGGATAATGGTTCGATCAAATTTGATGGTCTTGATATTAAGAAAATAAAACTTAGATCTCTGCGAGAAAACATTGCTATTGTTTCACAAGATACCTATATCGTTGATGGGACAATCAAAGACAATATTATTTATGGTAAACAGGGAGCTTCAGAAGAAGATATTTGGCAGGTAGCTGAAATGGCTGATATCGCCGATTTTATCCACCAACAAACGAAGGGCATGAATACTTTGGTTGGTGAGCGAGGGGTTAAATTGTCCGGGGGGCAGAAACAAAGAATTTCAATTGCGCGGGCTTTGCTTAAAGACGCTCCGATTGTTATTCTCGATGAAGCAACGGCCAGCCTGGATAATGAATCTGAGAAAAATATTCAGCATGCCTTAAAAGCACTAATGAAAAATCGAACTTCACTGGTAATTGCTCACCGACTTTCAACAATTTATAATGCTGATCAAATTATTATGATGAGCCAAGGACGAATTGTTGAAAAGGGCAAACACGAACAATTGTTGAAACAAAATGGTAGCTACGCACGTTTATACAATGCTCAATTCAAATAA